In Chloroflexota bacterium, one DNA window encodes the following:
- a CDS encoding serine protease codes for MPTWGEILAEIKESARTDGSPDFDSIRRRYLQGMHHVTGRASILYATAWLEPTPISPAELQISLADVQGFMEAVSNIDERELDLIVHSPGGSAEAAESLVEYLRERFDHIRVFVPVAAMSAATMIALSADEVVMGQHSQLGPIDPQFIISTPEGPRSAPAKAILNQFELAKDECKEPENLAAWMPILRTYSPGLLTQCNDSRSLASTMVAGWLERYMLSAEEGAVSKAQCIADWFAEYDSFQSHSRRVGRDEARQQGVKIRDLEEDGNLQDVVLSVHHATMHTFGSTGAHKIIENHHGRSWVRMSRPLAIPGVRDPADGESG; via the coding sequence ATGCCTACATGGGGTGAGATCTTAGCCGAAATAAAAGAATCTGCAAGGACTGATGGCAGTCCTGACTTCGATTCGATCCGCCGTCGCTATTTGCAAGGCATGCACCATGTGACTGGAAGAGCATCGATACTATATGCTACTGCTTGGCTTGAACCGACACCAATTTCTCCCGCGGAACTTCAGATTAGCTTGGCTGATGTGCAAGGGTTTATGGAAGCCGTATCCAATATAGATGAGCGAGAACTGGATCTTATCGTGCATAGCCCTGGTGGATCGGCGGAGGCCGCCGAATCGCTGGTGGAGTACCTCAGGGAGCGATTTGATCATATCCGAGTATTCGTGCCTGTTGCTGCCATGTCTGCCGCGACCATGATTGCGCTGTCTGCCGATGAAGTGGTTATGGGTCAGCATTCGCAACTCGGACCGATAGATCCGCAATTCATAATCTCTACACCTGAGGGACCCAGATCGGCTCCGGCTAAAGCAATTCTCAATCAGTTTGAGCTTGCCAAGGACGAGTGCAAGGAGCCGGAAAACCTCGCTGCATGGATGCCAATTCTCAGGACGTATTCACCCGGATTGCTAACTCAATGCAACGATTCCCGGAGTCTTGCGTCTACAATGGTGGCCGGATGGTTAGAGCGCTATATGCTCTCTGCTGAAGAAGGCGCAGTTTCGAAGGCGCAGTGTATTGCTGATTGGTTTGCAGAATATGACTCGTTCCAATCACACAGTCGCCGCGTGGGTCGCGATGAAGCCAGGCAGCAAGGAGTAAAGATCCGCGATCTAGAGGAAGACGGGAATCTGCAGGATGTGGTGCTCTCGGTGCATCACGCGACGATGCACACGTTCGGCAGTACCGGGGCGCACAAGATAATCGAGAATCATCATGGACGTTCATGGGTCCGGATGAGTAGGCCGCTGGCGATTCCTGGAGTGCGAGACCCGGCAGATGGCGAGTCGGGATGA